Proteins from one Penicillium digitatum chromosome 2, complete sequence genomic window:
- a CDS encoding Conidial pigment polyketide synthase PksP/Alb1, with protein sequence MEGPSQVYLFGDQTADFDSGLRRLLHAKNDSLVAAFFQKSYYALRKEISSLPPSERQGFPRFTSILDLLARSKESGPNPALESALTTIYQLGCFIHYYGDLGHAYPSSEESRIIGLCTGQLASAAVSSSRTIGELIPAGVETAIVALRLGLCVWKVQELIEPSKSATSSWSVLVSGLREPEAQDLIQHYAKKNALPRVSQPYVSAVSPNGLTISGPPTFLSRFIEESLLKGHKPTRAPIHGPYHASHLYDDRDINRILESWPAEQFMTYVPQIPVLSSKTGKEFQAESLEQLLRLSLQEILQRQLCWDKVIESCHSTLEFATTCTLFPISSTATQSLFNSLKKLGVSKLEVDSTIGDVQTDFEGDNRTGRAEQSKIAIIGLSGRFPESPDTEAFWDLLKKGLDVHREVPPERWDVKAHVDLDGKKRNTSQVQYGCWYNDAGMFDPRFFNMSPREALQADPAQRLALLTAYEALEMAGFIPDSTPSTQKNRVGVFYGMTSDDYREVNSGQDIDTYFIPGGNRAFTPGRINYYFKFSGPSVSVDTACSSSLAAIHVACNSLWRNECDSAVAGGVNILTNPDNHAGLDRGHFLSRTGNCTTFDDGADGYCRADGIGSIVIKRLEDAQADNDPIYGIIGGAYTNHSAEAVSITRPHVGAQSFIFDKLLNESNSDPKEISYIEMHGTGTQAGDAVEMQSVLDVFAPDYRRGPTQSLHLGSAKSNIGHGESASGVTALIKVLMMMRKNMIPPHCGIKTKINHNFPTDFAQRNVHIASEPTPWNRPNGGKRKTFVNNFSAAGGNTALMVEDGPLIEENGEDLRSAHPVLVSARSQSALKNNISALVQYIDKNKNSFNSNEASLLANLSYTTTARRIHHPFRVAITGSTLDEVRNGLAPIVNRDGISPAPVTAPGIGFVFTGQGAQYAGMGRQLFESCFQFRAHIEHLNCIGQSQGFPSILSLVDGSVPIDEHSPVVTQLGTTCVQIALTKYWMSLGVSPNFVIGHSLGEFAALNASGVLTTSDTIYLAGRRAQLLTEQIKVGTHAMLAVKSSVAQVKQFLDEATEVACINAPSETVISGASEKIDELAQTLANEGFKATKLNVPFAFHSAQVEPILESLAEIGKGVSFNVPSIPFVSALLGDVINETNSELLGPNYLTRHCRETVNFLGALEATRHSNLMNDKTIWVEIGSHPVCSGMVKSTFGPQATTVASLRRQEDTWKVLSTSASVIYMAGIEVRWKEYHQDFTSGRIVLPLPSYKWDLKNYWIPYTHNFCLLKGAPAGPVAEAAPVAVFLSSAAQKVLETTGDNLSASIVVENDIAQPELNRVIAGHKVNGACLTPSSLYADIAQTLGEYLVQNYRPEWKDRGFDICNMVVPKPLIAKGGTQLFRVSATANWTEESAKVQVWSVTSEGKKILDHASCNIKFFDPSPYELEWKRSSYLIKRSIEHLQESTISGQAHCMKRGMVYKLFASLVDYDENYKSIREVILDSEQHEATALVKFGAPPGNFHRNPFWIDSIGHLSGFIMNASDNTDSKNQVFVNHGWDSMRCLKKFDPSVTYRTYVRMQPWKDNIWAGDVYTFDGDEIVAVYGGIKFQGLARKILDMALPPGGASAPKPAAKRVPAPINVQKANPTVVKKASPSPKCGLPSLATRALAILAEEVGLAASELADDLNFADYGVDSLLSLTVTGRYREDMGLDLDSTVFVDNPTVKDFKHLLAQMGPCESSDGSSSEGDMSSAASSTDLSSQNTSGLPTPANEKSMTHGLQEKNDSMKLIASILAEEIGIDLEELVGDANLGEMGLDSLMSLTVLGKIREDLDLDLPGEFFIENQTLNDIETALDLKPKLAPAEPVRLPEQISVQAPVVAPSTAPQHPPATSILLQGNPKTASKSLFLFPDGSGSATSYATIPGISPDVCVYGLNCPYMRTPENLKFSLDELTAPYVAEIRRRQPTGPYNFGGWSAGGICAYDAARQLIFEEGERVERLLLLDSPFPIGLEKLPPRLYSFFDTIGLFGEGKAPPPKWLLPHFLAFIDSLDAYKAVPFPYTDPKQAEKLPRTFMVWAKDGVCSKPGDARPAPAADGSADPREMLWLLNNRTDLGPNGWDTLVGPKHVGGITVMEDANHFTMTRGEKAKELATFIANSMASA encoded by the exons ATGGAAGGCCCCAGTCAGGTGTATCTGTTCGGAGACCAGACTGCGGATTTTGACTCGGGTCTTCGTCGCCTGTTGCATGCTAAGAATGACTCGCTGGTGGCAGCATTCTTCCAAAAGTCTTACTATGCGCTGCGCAAGGAGATTTCATCACTTCCTCCATCAGAGCGTCAGGGATTCCCCCGTTTTACCAGCATCCTTGATCTTCTGGCGAGGTCCAAAGAGTCAGGGCCGAACCCAGCTCTAGAGAGTGCATTGACGACGATTTACCAATTGGGATGTTTCATCCA TTACTACGGCGATTTGGGCCATGCCTATCCGTCGAGTGAGGAGAGCCGCATTATTGGTCTTTGCACAGGTCAGCTCGCATCTGCGGCTGTGAGCTCTTCAAGAACCATTGGGGAGCTCATTCCAGCTGGCGTTGAGACTGCTATTGTTGCCTTGCGACTCGGACTGTGTGTTTGGAAAGTGCAAGAGCTCATAGAACCAAGCAAATCAGCAACATCTAGCTGGTCTGTACTAGTTTCTGGCCTGCGCGAGCCCGAGGCTCAGGATTTGATTCAACATTATGCGAAGAAGAAT GCTTTGCCCCGCGTTTCTCAGCCTTATGTCAGCGCGGTCAGCCCTAACGGACTCACGATAAGTGGTCCGCCGACTTTCCTGAGCCGTTTCATTGAGGAAAGTCTCTTGAAAGGGCACAAGCCTACAAGAGCTCCGATCCACGGCCCCTATCACGCCTCGCATCTATATGATGACAGAGATATCAACCGTATCTTGGAATCCTGGCCAGCCGAACAGTTCATGACCTACGTTCCTCAGATTCCTGTGCTATCCAGCAAAACAGGGAAGGAATTCCAAGCGGAGAGTCTTGAGCAGCTCTTGAGATTATCTCTCCAGGAGATTCTGCAAAGACAGCTCTGCTGGGACAAGGTCATCGAATCTTGCCATTCCACGTTGGAATTTGCCACAACCTGCACGTTGTTTCCAATTTCCAGCACTGCAACCCAGAGTCTGTTTAACTCATTGAAAAAGCTTGGAGTCTCCAAACTCGAGGTTGACAGCACAATTGGCGATGTTCAAACGGATTTCGAGGGAGATAACCGTACCGGCCGTGCCGAGCAGTCCAAGATTGCAATCATAGGTCTTTCAGGTAGATTCCCAGAGTCTCCTGACACCGAAGCATTCTGGGATCTTTTGAAAAAAGGACTGGATGTTCACCGCGAAGTGCCTCCAGAGCGATGGGATGTCAAGGCTCACGTTGACCTGGatggaaagaaaaggaacACCAGCCAAGTTCAATATGGATGCTGGTACAACGACGCAGGAATGTTTGACCCTCGATTCTTCAATATGTCTCCCCGTGAAGCGCTTCAAGCAGATCCTGCTCAGCGTCTGGCACTTCTCACCGCCTACGAGGCCTTGGAAATGGCAGGCTTCATCCCTGATAGCACTCCCTCTACTCAGAAGAACCGCGTGGGTGTTTTCTATGGAATGACCAGTGATGACTACCGTGAGGTCAACAGTGGTCAGGACATTGACACTTACTTCATCCCTGGTGGTAACCGCGCTTTCACTCCCGGTCGCATCAACTACTACTTCAAGTTCAGCGGGCCTAGTGTTAGCGTAGACACAGCATGCTCCTCAAGTCTTGCGGCAATTCATGTTGCGTGCAACTCCTTGTGGAGGAATGAATGTGATTCTGCCGTGGCTGGTGGCGTCAATATCCTGACAAATCCTGACAACCATGCGGGCCTCGATCGTGGGCACTTCCTCTCAAGGACTGGAAACTGTACCACCTTTGACGATGGGGCGGATGGTTATTGCAGAGCAGATGGAATTGGCTCCATTGTCATCAAGAGACTCGAAGATGCCCAGGCAGACAACGATCCTATCTACGGTATAATTGGAGGAGCTTACACCAACCACTCAGCGGAGGCTGTGTCAATTACTCGGCCTCATGTAGGGGCACAATCCTTCATCTTTGACAAGCTTCTCAACGAGTCCAACAGCGACCCAAAAGAGATCAGCTACATCGAAATGCACGGAACTGGCACCCAGGCAGGCGATGCAGTGGAGATGCAGTCGGTTCTCGATGTCTTCGCCCCTGACTACCGTCGTGGACCAACTCAATCCCTTCACCTCGGTTCAGCAAAGTCAAACATTGGTCACGGAGAGTCTGCATCTGGTGTTACAGCTCTGATTAAGgtcttgatgatgatgcgAAAGAACATGATACCGCCTCACTGTGGCATTAAGACCAAGATCAACCACAACTTTCCAACAGACTTCGCCCAACGCAACGTCCACATTGCGTCTGAGCCCACGCCCTGGAACAGACCAAATGGAGGCAAGCGAAAGACTTTCGTCAACAACTTCTCGGCTGCCGGTGGCAACACTGCTCTGATGGTTGAGGACGGTCCCCTCATTGAGGAAAATGGGGAAGACCTCCGGTCTGCCCACCCTGTGCTTGTCTCTGCTCGGTCTCAGTCTGCGCTGAAGAACAATATCTCTGCTCTCGTGCAGTACATCGACAAAAACAAGAACTCGTTCAATTCCAACGAGGCTAGCCTCCTTGCCAATCTGTCCTACACAACCACGGCGAGGCGCATCCATCATCCCTTCAGAGTTGCTATCACTGGATCGACTCTGGATGAAGTGAGGAATGGTTTGGCACCTATAGTCAACCGAGACGGCATTAGCCCAGCTCCTGTCACTGCACCTGGCATCGGCTTTGTCTTTACCGGACAGGGTGCTCAGTACGCAGGCATGGGACGCCAACTGTTTGAGAGTTGCTTCCAATTCCGCGCACACATTGAGCATTTGAATTGCATTGGTCAGAGCCAGGGTTTCCCATCTATCTTGTCCCTGGTCGATGGAAGTGTGCCAATTGATGAGCATAGCCCTGTGGTTACACAGCTCGGCACCACCTGTGTGCAGATCGCATTGACCAAGTATTGGATGTCGTTGGGTGTTTCCCCTAATTTTGTCATTGGACATAGTCTCGGCGAGTTTGCAGCGCTGAATGCTTCCGGCGTCTTGACAACCAGTGACACTATCTACCTTGCCGGAAGACGAGCCCAGCTCCTCACCGAGCAAATTAAGGTTGGAACTCATGCTATGCTTGCTGTCAAGTCCTCAGTAGCACAGGTTAAGCAGTTCCTTGATGAAGCTACCGAAGTGGCTTGCATTAATGCGCCCAGCGAGACTGTCATCAGTGGCGCAAGTGAGAAGATTGATGAGCTTGCCCAAACTCTTGCCAACGAAGGTTTCAAGGCTACCAAACTGAATGTACCATTTGCTTTCCATTCAGCTCAAGTTGAACCCATTCTCGAGAGCCTTGCTGAGATTGGAAAGGGTGTCAGTTTCAATGTACCCTCTATTCCATTCGTATCTGCTCTTCTTGGGGATGTCATCAATGAGACCAACAGCGAGTTGCTTGGTCCCAACTACCTCACCCGCCACTGCCGGGAGACTGTCAATTTCTTGGGTGCTCTGGAAGCTACCCGTCACTCCAACTTGATGAACGACAAGACTATTTGGGTTGAGATTGGCTCTCACCCAGTCTGTTCGGGAATGGTCAAATCAACTTTCGGTCCTCAGGCAACTACTGTGGCATCTCTCCGTCGTCAGGAAGACACGTGGAAGGTTCTTTCAACCAGCGCTTCTGTTATTTACATGGCTGGCATTGAGGTTCGATGGAAGGAGTACCACCAGGACTTCACTTCTGGACGCATAGTTCTCCCACTTCCTTCCTATAAGTGGGATCTCAAGAACTACTGGATCCCCTACACTCACAACTTCTGTCTGCTCAAGGGCGCACCAGCGGGACCAGTGGCTGAGGCTGCGCCAGTCGCCGTGTTTTTGTCCTCAGCAGCCCAGAAAGTTTTGGAGACAACTGGTGACAACTTGTCGGCATCTATCGTCGTCGAGAATGATATTGCCCAACCCGAGCTCAATCGTGTGATTGCAGGTCACAAGGTTAATGGTGCATGTCTCACTCCATCG TCTTTATACGCCGATATTGCACAAACACTCGGCGAATATCTTGTTCAGAACTACAGGCCCGAGTGGAAAGATCGTGGCTTTGATATTTGCAACATGGTGGTCCCCAAGCCACTTATTGCAAAGGGAGGCACGCAGCTCTTCCGTGTTTCAGCCACTGCAAACTGGACCGAAGAAAGTGCAAAGGTTCAGGTGTGGTCTGTGACCTCGGAGGGAAAGAAGATTCTTGACCACGCCAGCTGCAACATCAAGTTCTTTGATCCCAGTCCTTACGAGCTAGAGTGGAAGCGCAGCTCTTACCTCATCAAGCGAAGCATTGAACATCTCCAAGAGAGCACGATATCCGGTCAGGCTCACTGCATGAAGCGAGGAATGGTCTACAAGCTCTTTGCTTCTCTGGTCGATTATGACGAGAACTACAAATCCATACGCGAAGTCATCCTCGACAGTGAACAACACGAGGCTACTGCTCTAGTCAAGTTCGGGGCACCACCCGGCAACTTCCATCGCAATCCATTCTGGATTGACAGTATCGGTCACTTGTCTGGCTTTATTATGAACGCTAGTGATAACACCGATTCGAAGAATCAAGTGTTCGTCAATCATGGATGGGACTCCATGCGGTGCTTGAAGAAGTTCGATCCTAGCGTCACTTACCGCACCTATGTAAGGATGCAACCCTGGAAAGACAATATTTGGGCTGGTGATGTCTACACGTTTGACGGAGATGAGATCGTTGCTGTGTATGGTGGTATTAAG TTCCAAGGTCTGGCAAGGAAGATCCTCGACATGGCTCTTCCCCCTGGTGGAGCATCAGCACCAAAGCCGGCCGCCAAGCGTGTCCCTGCTCCCATCAATGTCCAGAAGGCAAACCCTACCGTTGTCAAAAAGGCTTCCCCTTCACCAAAGTGTGGATTGCCAAGTCTAGCTACGCGCGCCCTTGCGATCCTGGCTGAAGAGGTTGGACTTGCGGCTTCTGAGCTGGCCGACGATCTCAACTTCGCCGATTACGGAGTTGACTCTCTGCTCTCGCTAACTGTCACTGGACGATACCGTGAGGACATGGGACTCGACCTTGACTCCACAGTTTTCGTCGATAATCCCACTGTTAAAGACTTCAAACATCTTCTAGCTCAAATGGGCCCTTGTGAAAGCAGTGATGGATCAAGCAGCGAAGGCGACATGTCCTCAGCCGCGTCTTCGACCGACTTGTCGTCTCAAAATACTAGTGGCCTGCCAACCCCCGCAAATGAGAAGTCGATGACACACGGATTACAGGAGAAAAATGACAGCATGAAGCTGATTGCCTCAATCTTGGCCGAGGAGATCGGTATTGATCTCGAGGAGCTCGTCGGCGATGCGAACCTTGGCGAGATGGGACTCGACTCATTGATGTCTCTCACAGTTCTCGGTAAGATTCGCGAAGATCTCGATCTTGATCTCCCAGGAGAGTTCTTCATTGAGAACCAAACACTCAACGATATTGAGACTGCTCTGGATCTGAAACCCAAGCTCGCTCCGGCGGAGCCAGTCAGACTCCCCGAACAAATCTCTGTTCAAGCCCCTGTGGTCGCTCCCAGCACTGCCCCCCAGCACCCGCCGGCCACTTCAATTCTCTTGCAAGGAAACCCCAAGACAGCATCAAAGAGCTTGTTCTTGTTCCCTGATGGCTCTGGTTCCGCTACCTCCTATGCTACCATCCCTGGAATTTCCCCAGATGTGTGTGTCTATGGACTGAACTGCCCATACATGCGCACCCCTGAGAATCTCAAGTTCAGCCTAGACGAGCTCACAGCTCCTTACGTTGCTGAGATTCGACGCCGCCAGCCCACTGGCCCTTACAACTTTGGTGGATGGTCCGCTGGTGGTATCTGTGCCTACGACGCCGCGCGCCAATTGATTTTCGAGGAAGGCGAGCGAGTCGAGCGCCTGCTCCTCCTGGACTCACCCTTCCCCATCGGACTAGAGAAGCTGCCTCCCCGTCTATACAGCTTCTTCGACACGATCGGACTGTTTGGAGAGGGCAAGGCGCCTCCCCCTAAATGGCTCCTCCCTCACTTCCTAGCGTTTATCGACTCCTTGGATGCTTACAAGGCGGTTCCTTTCCCCTATACAGACCCCAAGCAGGCAGAAAAGCTTCCCAGGACCTTCATGGTCTGGGCCAAGGATGGTGTTTGCTCGAAGCCAGGTGATGCCCGCCCTGCACCAGCTGCGGATGGCAGTGCCGACCCTCGCGAGATGCTATGGTTGTTGAACAACCGCACTGACCTCGGTCCGAATGGTTGGGATACCCTTGTCGGACCGAAGCATGTTGGCGGCATTACTGTTATGGAGGATGCCAATCATTTCACCATGACTCGTGgtgagaaggccaaggagctAGCTACCTTCATTGCTAACTCTATGGCTTCGGCTTAA
- a CDS encoding Variant SH3 → MAQLPVRFPCWCRAIYSWGGETTRDLGFVEGDLIECLNAGDGQWWMGRLRRDRRAVGLFPSNFVELLSEDFVPVSRDTTSPMVLAGTSPINNPTSAPKKQKTVWRKPFQAHKEASSPASVARRATESSPAAPAIPQTPPRDGGIPRSTKPLRTHATAVKNQGSLSRPTSSGSRSSSRGVSPRSSAEPERSPSMLPRGAVTSSRPSSREQSPLQMQEHSYVTSSKGSISSTRPVSRNPSPVPVHERSSSMISQGIVSSYRPSSREPSPLQMQEYPPPNMQHGSITSYRGSSQEPSPLKMQEYPPPTIPHGSISSYQARSREPSPMYMDDHPHATMPHGSIPSYRASSPLPTQDHSYAMVPYGRMPSYQALSREPSPLHMQDHPPESIPNGGVSSYRAPSPLPIQKHQYALVSRGIMPSYRAPSRGPSREPSPVQMYEEREDSPPPPPPPPHRVVVARAETRSPQPPMHSQTRSHSPLPPIHSSRHRAHSPQPPMQSQTRSRSPLPPIHSSRHRAHSPQPPMHSQTRSHSPLPPIHSSRHRAHSPQPPMHSQTRSHSPLPPIHSSRHRAHSPQPPSHSPQPSRSPTPLFMNDRYALIDRTPSPSASSLHSAVSETSARSDIHGNTPSPLRDAMEDVMTSLEDMGLPREAQSPSPSPMFNDHWPPEEFENSHKRTSQGNRRRHLTSPGFDGDNDQPEGGQVHRNSVYSHDHMDGPPQLNNYVQRMESRLRQLEDQNRPTEDRRAGQDDDNGTPPPPPKHATYHPRNNSIPGQYVPLKARRSGNDLRGDILNRSFTNKSSATNSSSGVQSNGTSMTTSTDKTNRSVMSGFSAGGFSATSAGSFARRGGHDRPNTSMDTVRSRGFSDVRPETPFTGVSYHSSHNSSRQGASSAIPWSSTGLDATDHSGVFGGLSTPKSKKQGFFKKIFETAKTGAASARSSISVGHGDRTSSPAKSNRGIEVVSPAPAPHLNRDNSRDVGLGNGTIDWVQVRRDVNRASSPSRNERIDRAEKSQMMDHPVIYSVEELYDTAEGDESIDGQPITEPTNFHAANLNLVDKSARFISSLPPMTNPTTLAQAYVCRPYKSDVQRLRAIFTWVSEKISWEEPVEGLEVDMKRLLHAKRGTPKEIAMLVHEMCAAVGLHTEIIRGFLKSPGDALDLESHSRPKHWWNSVLVDGEWRFIDCALANPTNPQRSKFVSNNSSIAESWYFLTRPLDLCYTHVPLHLEEQHICPPISPEVLLALPTVCPPFFKLNIQMPDYDTSFLRINGLEVMQIRMIVPADVECAAEVEAPGFARDVDGDVFESGEIVRKRALVQPDWIRGQKRITVKAVLPGDEGQGVLKIYAGRKGLMHSSRDIPHPLALALPILHTGENPSYDFVQRHPTPHAQRHDLYIMQPQCSRLAVNNTFVFAVRQHVAAPGFAKEESSNGRSSPSSVFTRPSSALSMVSSAAGGSTVSGASNEFSASTSVISSTRSASGRDKAAKLAIQSPSGKILRLTRKAEHMISSDTGTDSVTDAVAEGSVWETVIKIGERGMWRGLVLADRAARWCVFCEWECV, encoded by the coding sequence ATGGCTCAGCTGCCAGTGCGGTTTCCTTGCTGGTGCCGAGCAATATATTCATGGGGAGGAGAGACTACACGAGATCTCGGATTTGTGGAGGGTGACTTGATCGAATGCTTGAATGCAGGCGACGGACAATGGTGGATGGGTCGGTTGCGCCGTGACAGACGCGCGGTTGGACTGTTCCCGTCAAACTTTGTCGAGCTTCTGAGCGAAGACTTTGTGCCCGTCAGCCGGGACACTACTAGTCCAATGGTGCTGGCGGGAACGTCTCCGATTAACAATCCCACATCAGCTCCCAAGAAACAGAAGACCGTCTGGCGGAAACCGTTCCAGGCGCACAAGGAAGCCTCATCACCAGCTTCCGTCGCTCGGCGCGCAACTGAGTCTAGCCCAGCGGCACCCGCGATTCCCCAAACACCACCTCGGGATGGCGGGATTCCACGAAGTACGAAGCCATTGCGCACGCATGCGACAGCAGTCAAGAACCAAGGCTCACTATCTCGACCCACGTCATCCGGATCGCGGTCTTCTTCACGAGGTGTCTCTCCTCGTTCGTCTGCGGAGCCCGAGCGGTCACCATCGATGCTGCCAAGGGGAGCTGTCACATCATCTAGGCCTTCATCCCGCGAGCAATCTCCATTGCAAATGCAAGAACATTCATATGTAACATCGTCGAAGGGCAGCATCTCATCTACCCGTCCTGTGTCACGCAATCCGTCCCCCGTGCCGGTACATGAGCGTTCATCTAGTATGATTTCACAAGGCATAGTCTCATCATATCGCCCTTCATCTCGTGAGCCATCTCCGTTGCAAATGCAGGAATATCCACCACCGAACATGCAACATGGAAGTATTACATCTTACCGGGGCTCGTCACAGGAGCCCTCTCCATTAAAAATGCAAGAATATCCACCACCCACCATTCCCCATGGGAGTATCTCATCCTATCAGGCACGATCGCGTGAGCCATCTCCAATGTATATGGATGATCATCCACACGCAACGATGCCACATGGTAGTATACCATCTTACCGGGCCTCCTCACCATTACCAACGCAAGATCATTCATATGCGATGGTCCCATACGGCCGTATGCCATCTTACCAGGCTCTCTCGCGTGAGCCATCTCCATTGCATATGCAGGACCACCCACCTGAATCTATACCAAATGGAGGTGTATCCTCCTACCGGGCTCCATCACCATTACCAATCCAGAAACATCAATATGCGCTAGTCTCTCGCGGCATCATGCCATCCTATCGAGCTCCGTCTCGTGGGCCGTCTCGTGAGCCGTCTCCAGTGCAAATGTACGAGGAGCGGGAAGActctccccctccccctccgcCACCCCCACACCGAGTCGTCGTTGCTCGTGCGGAAACCCGCTCTCCCCAGCCGCCAATGCATTCTCAGACACGAAGTCATTCGCCACTACCACCCATACACTCATCCCGCCATCGCGCACACTCTCCTCAGCCGCCAATGCAATCTCAGACACGAAGTCGTTCGCCGCTACCACCCATACACTCATCCCGCCATCGCGCACACTCTCCTCAGCCGCCAATGCATTCTCAGACACGAAGTCATTCTCCACTACCACCCATACACTCATCCCGCCATCGCGCACACTCTCCTCAGCCGCCAATGCATTCTCAGACACGAAGTCATTCGCCACTACCACCCATACATTCATCCCGCCATCGTGCACACTCTCCGCAGCCGCCATCACACTCTCCGCAGCCATCACGATCCCCCACGCCCCTATTTATGAATGACCGCTACGCGCTGATTGATCGTACCCCGTCCCCATCTGCATCTTCACTACACTCCGCTGTTTCTGAAACTTCAGCGCGGTCAGACATCCATGGAAATACACCATCTCCGCTGCGAGATGCCATGGAAGATGTTATGACTTCACTGGAAGACATGGGTCTCCCTCGTGAAGCTCAGTCACCTTCCCCGTCCCCGATGTTCAACGACCACTGGCCCCCTGAAGAATTTGAAAACTCGCACAAAAGAACCTCTCAAGGTAACAGACGCCGACATTTGACGTCACCAGGCTTTGATGGAGACAATGACCAACCAGAGGGCGGACAAGTTCACCGCAACAGCGTTTATAGCCATGACCATATGGATGGCCCGCCTCAACTGAACAATTATGTTCAAAGAATGGAGAGCCGCCTACGCCAGTTGGAAGATCAGAATCGACCTACAGAGGATCGCAGAGCCGGTCAGGACGACGACAATGGaactcctccccctcccccaaagCATGCCACTTACCACCCGCGAAATAATTCTATACCAGGACAATATGTTCCACTCAAGGCTCGGCGTTCCGGCAATGATCTCCGGGGTGACATTCTCAACCGTTCATTCACCAACAAGTCCAGTGCCACCAATTCATCCAGTGGGGTACAAAGCAATGGCACATCCATGACCACGAGCACAGACAAAACCAATCGAAGTGTTATGAGCGGTTTCTCTGCGGGAGGATTCAGTGCGACAAGTGCGGGAAGCTTTGCCAGGCGAGGCGGGCATGATAGACCGAACACCTCTATGGATACTGTCCGCTCTCGAGGATTCAGTGACGTACGCCCGGAGACGCCTTTCACCGGTGTTTCATATCACTCTAGTCATAACTCGTCGCGCCAGGGCGCATCATCGGCCATTCCGTGGTCTTCTACTGGCCTTGATGCGACAGATCACAGCGGAGTTTTCGGTGGTCTCTCCACGCCAAAGAGCAAAAAGCAAGGGTTTTTCAAAAAGATATTTGAAACAGCTAAGACTGGTGCAGCCAGCGCAAGAAGTAGCATTTCGGTCGGTCATGGCGATAGAACAAGTTCCCCAGCCAAGAGCAACAGAGGGATAGAAGTTGTCTCACCGGCTCCCGCGCCTCACTTGAATCGTGATAACAGTCGTGATGTGGGACTCGGAAATGGCACCATTGACTGGGTTCAGGTGCGCCGAGATGTCAACCGAGCGTCGTCTCCTAGTCGAAACGAGAGGATCGATAGGGCAGAAAAAAGTCAGATGATGGACCACCCTGTTATCTACTCCGTGGAAGAGCTGTACGATACCGCGGAGGGCGATGAAAGCATCGATGGACAACCGATAACCGAGCCAACGAATTTCCACGCGGCCAATCTTAACCTTGTTGACAAGAGCGCACGCTTCATCAGCAGTCTACCTCCAATGACAAATCCCACGACCCTCGCCCAAGCTTACGTTTGTCGACCCTACAAGAGTGACGTTCAGCGTCTTCGGGCCATCTTTACCTGGGTCAGCGAGAAAATCTCGTGGGAGGAGCCTGTTGAAGGCCTCGAAGTTGATATGAAGAGACTTCTACATGCTAAACGAGGTACTCCAAAGGAAATCGCAATGTTGGTGCACGAGATGTGCGCAGCCGTTGGCCTGCATACAGAAATCATCCGAGGATTCCTTAAGAGCCCCGGCGATGCCCTTGATCTGGAAAGCCACTCCCGTCCCAAGCATTGGTGGAACTCAGTTCTGGTAGACGGCGAATGGCGCTTTATAGATTGCGCGCTTGCAAACCCCACGAACCCTCAACGCAGTAAATTCGTTTCCAACAACTCTTCCATAGCGGAGAGCTGGTACTTCCTTACGCGCCCGCTTGATCTCTGCTACACTCATGTCCCGCTCCATCTGGAAGAACAACACATCTGTCCGCCAATTTCACCTGAAGTTCTGCTCGCCCTGCCCACCGTGTGCCCGCCATTTTTCAAGCTTAATATTCAGATGCCTGATTATGACACGAGTTTCCTGCGCATCAACGGATTGGAGGTCATGCAAATACGCATGATAGTCCCCGCAGACGTTGAATGTGCCGCAGAAGTTGAAGCCCCAGGATTCGCCCGCGACGTAGATGGCGACGTCTTCGAAAGCGGAGAAATTGTGCGGAAGCGCGCCTTGGTCCAGCCGGATTGGATCCGCGGCCAAAAACGCATCACAGTAAAGGCTGTGCTGCCAGGCGACGAAGGCCAGGGTGTCCTGAAGATTTATGCAGGCAGGAAAGGTCTGATGCACTCAAGTCGAGACATCCCCCATCCCCTAGCTCTAGCCCTACCAATACTCCACACAGGCGAGAATCCATCTTACGACTTTGTGCAGCGCCATCCTACACCTCACGCCCAGCGACACGACTTGTACATCATGCAGCCGCAATGCTCTCGTCTTGCAGTCAACAATACCTTTGTTTTCGCTGTCCGACAACACGTTGCTGCTCCCGGGTTCGCCAAGGAGGAGTCCTCCAATGGCCGCAGCTCGCCCTCGTCTGTCTTCACTCGTCCGTCCAGTGCGCTGAGCATGGTGTCTAGCGCGGCAGGCGGCTCGACTGTCTCGGGTGCGTCTAATGAGTTTTCGGCATCGACCTCGGTCATCTCGTCGACTAGATCAGCTTCTGGGCGGGACAAGGCTGCGAAACTAGCGATCCAGTCCCCGTCCGGCAAGATTCTTCGTCTCACCCGTAAAGCTGAACATATGATCAGCAGTGATACTGGCACTGACTCTGTTACCGATGCAGTCGCTGAGGGCAGTGTTTGGGAGACTGTCATTAAGATCGGTGAGCGTGGTATGTGGCGCGGTCTTGTGCTAGCTGATCGAGCTGCGCGCTGGTGTGTATTTTGTGAGTGGGAGTGTGTTTGA